The Capsicum annuum cultivar UCD-10X-F1 chromosome 3, UCD10Xv1.1, whole genome shotgun sequence genomic sequence GTCAGCTatatgactattttcatataatattGGTAAATCCAATTCAAGATATTTTAATAAGATCGTTTTCTTCTTCTAAAATTTAATTCATATATAACCACCAAattcttcaaatattttatgCAAATTTTTGGATTACTTGCAATTCTTCTGTAAGTATTAATTATTAATGTATTATATAATAGTACTTAACAAGCTCCTTTTCAGCTGAATGAATTTAAGAATCATCTCCAAGTTGAGAATATAATAAGAATCCAAAATTTACAAAAGATTCATATACTTAAGTAACCGAAAATATAATCAAATACATACTTAGATTCTTTAAATCAAATAGAACTACAGACATACCAAATAATAACGTAAAATAAGTACATTATGTTTTTATGTCTCTATACAACATCAACGTCACTGATAAATAATTCTAGTATTATTTTCACaatctatattttaatttaaagatttaCAGTGATACATATCAAATCACTAATAAATGCTCAAACCAATTGCTCCAAATGCAGCTATAAGAAGTATTCGTGAAATTCCATGACCAAAAAAATGGGCAGCTGATGGTGTTGCTTGAGTTTGATTGCCAGAATTTGTCGCCGGAATTGAAGAACCCGACTGTGGAGATGGTGGAGTTAGGGTTGGAATTTCATCGGCTGGTGGCGATGAATTTGACGTTGACGGCGGCATAGGTGGAGGAGGAACAGTGGTATCTGAGGGAAATTTGTTATTGAGTTAAAATCATATATTGCATTAAATTTAAAAGTTAATTGAAATAAACATTATCTTATCAAGttaaaattatacaaataaattaaaacgaaaagaataaaatttttagattAACTTTTATGTTATACATATGTAAAAAGAAATGGTGTCATGTAAGCACCTTTAGGACTACGAGGAGGGTTAACAGGAGCAGCTGTTGGTGAAGCACTTGGAACCCCAGCATCATCACGAGGacctaattatgaaaaaaaaaatattaattaacaataattttattttaaaaatacagtCGAATCTCTTTATAATAACGTTATTGACTTTGAGAATTTTGGAAGTACCTGGTGCAACAACCGTAGGTGGACTAGGAGCTGCAATTACGAAAATAACCAAAGGTATCACGTATCagtaaccaattttttttttaagaaaaccaaaatttaaatggcaagaaactaaaaattaatttcttaaatgTGACGAAGGAAATCAAGATGGACCCAAATTTGTGacgtaatttttctttttatctaaTGGACAATCAATGAGTTTACCGAAAATTGTAGGAAAGTAGACCACCTAATTCTTGCCaagatgaaaatattttaaaagaattatatATCATCCGGGTAAGTGGTCTTTTACATTATCAAATCAATCATAGAATATTTATAGATAAATCATAAGTCTTCTTAAAATATGGAATTTATAATCTTTTCATCAAATAAGAGACTTTTCCTTATTACAATATATAGAgatgattatttaaaatttttctttcatcaattgagtatgaaaataattatgctatccggTGTTATGTACCCACGTCAGattcaataaaattcaaattcatgtcaagAAGTCCCGCATTGAGAGGTAAGTGCTCTGGTGCTAGCAAAGATAAGCCTATATCCAGCAAGACTTGAATTCAAAACTTCTTATTAATGATGAAAAAGTAGTTATTTACCACTTATATACCACTCGGGCATCAGTTATATAAGTTTAATTCTATAATCTACAAGAAGTTGAATTGTACCTTTGCATTTGAGGGGAACACCAGGCATGTTACAAGCACTTGGAAGAGACATAACCATGTTGGGGTTCATAGGCATTTGAAAAGGAATGCCACCAGTGACAATAAGGCAGAAACAATTCATGCCATTAGTCATCATAGTCCTCAAAGCACTGCAGCAATCTTCTGTTGGTGATGCCCCGCTGCTGCTGCTATTTGTCAAAAAGTTCATACAAGGCGTAAAACTGTTTATCATAGGTCCATTACATGGCGTATTTATTATTTGTCCGTCAGCAGTCTGCAAAGAGGCCATAAACGCCCATGAAAGAAACAAAGTCGAAAAAGCTACGTACTTATTATAAGCCATGTTGACGAGACAGGTTgactttcaactgatggtagaTTTAGAGTTTGAGTCACGTCAATAGTAATTGAGGATTTATTAGCATATGTAGTTGTTTTTTTGGGAATTGTGTAAGTTGTGAATTAATTGTTAAGTTGAATAGGGaataaaattgagaatttatagatatattttgaaaaagtgaaGATGATTAATTAATTAGTAGAAATAAGATTAGCAGGTGTTTGAAGTTCAACAACCTTAACAAACTTTTGTCCAAATACGCCAATGCTTTTGCTGCTTTTGTCACTATGGCTTTGCTTGCTGTGGCACATAATTGTTACTACTACACGTAAGTTACGTTTAACATTTGATCAAGAGACCCAAAGAACTTTTCATATCGTAAGTTATCCCGAGTAGAAGATGACATTGTTATCCTCTGATTATttagtggcgacatcgacctgtagatgagatTACTTGGGAGGTtaagtctgatatgcgtagttcatatcctcaactcttcattgattcagATATTTCTTTGTCTTAGTTCAAGAACGAATTAGATTTTTAGTGGCGGATGATGTAACcacctgaaaatttgatgaaatatgtgaattttgtggttttgtgtaatttgactattttatccctcacCGTTGTAGCATTGTGGTATTTATAGGGTGCAGGGGTGATTGACATGGTTCCCGATGCACTTTGGTgtcttttgtgctatattgtgttttttgaatcaggcttcgagagccttatttcaAACTTTTGTGAATATCTTTAGATCCATGTGACAAATGACTGAACGGACCACGCCAGCAGATctggaacatcgattttagggtggtaataaGTTTGGTGgaattttacgacttttaaatctcagtTCGACCCTCAGTTTAAAAATTGCAATTtcgagtttcgggggtcaactttgtgaaaatgatattttttttttcaaaattttgatatcgcATTGAGTCCAgagcattgaatttagtgtggtttcataattcgtttgcatatatcgaaCTCCAAATGAATTTCGGGCACCTCGTCGAAATCCGTTTTTATACTTAAAAATCTGTTgtaaaaaatctgcaatataagAACAGCTTTATCTTTGCTCCTCttagagttaaaccctaaaatagtgtgagaacttaaaagtgaaacttgtgggagcttgggaagcaaGATTAATATTTATgtcttgattctattacggatttaaggtgagatttcattttttttttactctaattCTTGACtaatttcttaaaatttcaaaaatattggggcttgattttaaacctcaatttcactccttttcacttgaatactattttaatcttataattactagtttttcatcaatttaaccttcaaaacaactttgattcttaattttaacaCGAATTTCGAAAATTTTACCCGAAAaagctttaaaatatttttcttcgatttaaacctTGTTTTTTACTCGATtgaacttgggttttcagctgtagattcctaaaaatatggacaacatgtttttaaagtaaagttacgattttgctcttctttttcaaaaactcgTTATGGGGATCCAttttgatcccgaaccaaaagtagaCAATATGGTATCGTAAGCTTtattttgacgcgtagatttcatatttcttggttttagttggtTTCGGAACTGTTCCTGAGAAGTAGGGCTTTGTGGTTGAAATATTGCGGACTGGTTTCGGCCTTCgaagtaggttatgacttaactctttcagattggATTAGGTAGttaatgatggtacaaaatgcatgttaagggtaggAGCTAAtaatgaaaaatggctatctgtGTGTTGTGCCCgtatgggggcctatatgtgatgcaATTATTGTAATTGAGATATTacgtgatatgtgtgatcgtgtggggacctatatgatgttgatagccttgaatacatgtgaataattgtattgtgttgttgaaaatatCTATTGTGGAACTATGGGCATATGAAACATGTAGAAATTTATGGATGGTTGAAAATAATGAACGGATATTGGCTCACgcggttgtgaaaatgtatcattgttgttggttatggaaatacatcatgtggttggttgtggaaatattcgTTGGGAGTGATTGTGAACATTACATCCTCATGTCATCATATTCACTTGTTTGTTGCATGTTTCATATATACTTGTTGGTGGTGGTCTCACTTGATTTGTGTCtcatgttatgtatgtgctttaaAACActggaaatattgaaaatactggAAATTCTGAAAATATTGGAAACATCGGATTTTATAGACCTCTCCAAAGTACATATAGAGAAGAGTCATGGATAttgattgtatacgggttgacgaacctcccatgggtcctacatcgagaagctttagctctgtaggtgtatacatAGTAGTATACAAGTTGACGAACCTTCTATGGGTCCTGCATCGAaaagctttagctctgtaggtgtataggGAAACCGTGCGACTctctcgtgcatcatcatcatcatcatttcatACATTGCATTTGCTTTATTATGATTGATGTTGTTATTagattgccatattgacttgttaaATGTCAACTTGTTTTGCAtcttgttatttatatttgaccatcttgtatatacatgtccttctctgtttctacttgCATGCGATATAATATATACTTGTGTTCGATATACTGTGGTGTTGTTGTAATtgtgatatattaaaactgttagtgcaaaTGATGTGAGCTATCGTTGTgagacattttttgattgcaggtgacgtaccTATAGTGTGTAGTTTGTATGTtgtatttactactttgcttgatcGACTTAtggtacctactgagtacaagtggatcttACTCacgcctactgcgcccttttggtgtAGGTCCTAGTCCGAGTGCACCTCAGATTGGTTGATTTCAAGCACCTTCAGATAactcaaggtagcagttggacattcatgcgtccggaTTTCACCACTATCTTTCCATAgtaattatgtctttatttgtatttagaGACAAATATTGACCCTGTGTAGGtatttctaatgtatttgactcatgatttgtattagtagttcttatactattgacattGAGTTTTGGAGTTATGGATGCATTGTTATGCTTTTTTCCTCATTTATTATACTTGTGTGGTtcaacttcattctagaagcctttcttggggctatttttatcttttctccttCGTGTATTAGTTtaggtgatagacttacttgttaAGGTATGCCGAtacaagtgctatcatgacctatcaattttGGGTTATGACAATATTATTTGTACTCCTCCAATATTTGTGGGTAACCCCCAGCAAAAAACTTCTTCAAATGAGGACGAAAAACATCCTTTTGCTATCTCCTTAAAATAAACCAATCAGGGATAAGATAAATGGTTACATGAGCCATTACCCTCATTATCTGACAACAAATGATGCCACGTGACTCAAAAGACATGCCATTGCAGATCATATATTGACCTTGGGAACAATATTCAACAGTGAATATAAATTCGTTGCCATAAAAATCACTCCGAATCAATCCATCAACAACACTGTAATTTTCCATAAGCTCCAAATTGGAATCAGCTGCAACAGCTAAATTGCAATGAACCATTTGATAGATTTcgctttgaaatattttaaatatgttttgtGTCAGCATATCATAGATTTGTTGTTTTCTACGAAAATGGGTttcacatataattttgatgtacTTGGACTTGTGCTCTTCCCTCAATTCCCTCTCATATTCATCTCGAAGAGTAACTTCATACTGCTCTACAAAGACTTTCAGAGTGCTCCTAGCAttgaaaaaatcatcaaaataggAATGTATTGCCTCACTTCATTGAGTTGATTTCATGCCAACCCAAAAATAGTGACTCAAGTAGTCAGGAACCCAAATTTCTCTCTCATGGTACATCATAACCAACCAAGAATTGCTCTCCATTTTGTACCTTGTCATGAAATTTGCCCATCTGGCTTCCAATTCCACCTTAGTTAAACTGTCCAATACATTGGACACAAGCTCATTATTCTCTTAATCGTAATGGATGACAAAGCCCTTtaatttctttgaaatttttgCAAAAATATGCCATATGTACAAGCGATGCATAGTATGAGGCATCACTTTACTTATGGTTACCCTTATACTGTCACATTGATTGGTCAATATGTAAGTAAGGGTAACACAACCCATAGAATCTATAAACATGCTGAAAATCCAACAGAATGTCTTCGTTGTCTCGTGTGAGATGAGGGAACAATCAAGAAGAATAGATTGGCAGTGGTGATTCACATCAATGAATGAAGCAAATGACATACCACGTCTATTAACGAGATATGTAGTATCAAAGCTAATAACGTCATGAAATTTTTGGTATGCCTCTTTTGATTGAAGGTAAATTCACAATACATTAATCAACCGACCAAGACTATCTAGGTCGAAGGCATAAAAGAAATCTATGTCTTTGAGGTGCATTTTAACAAAGAGTTTTCTTACACACTAAGTATCGCCTTAATCCATGCTCAATCTTGTGTTGTGTATGTAATTCCTACAATCATACGGCAAACAACCCAAATTCTCGGGCCCACCAGCTAGAGCTTGGTGCATTCTAATGTTCTTTGATATTCTAACACCAGTTCTATCATGAGCTTTCAGTGACCTTTTCAAACTGTCGGGCACACTCCTATGACCAACCATGAATCTGGACTCATTGGGATCTAAATCGTGTGAGTGATATGCTACCACTTTAGTTATACGACATGTTTCATTGGATCCTATTGAGCAATTAATTATGGAAGGGTATGATGACCTCTTAGATGTTTTATACTTTTTTGTTTTCCCACCACCTTTATCACAAGTAAATAAAGCATATTTGGGAGAATTTGAATCTTTTGATTTCGAAGTTGATCTTTTTATAACGCTAAATCCAACATGTTTAGTATCTTCCTGAAAGAAAGCAAACACtattttcaaactaaaaaatTGCATACCTTCAACTGGGCCTTGTTTAGGATCATGCATGAATTCATGATTATCCGTAAATATATGTTTTGCAGATGCATTTTTGTCTTTGTTGAGAAGACTATCATAGTCAGACAATCCAAACAATTCTACCACTACGTTTCTTAAATCTTATACGTCTCTAGTCTCATGTGTTCTTTCATTTAGTTCCCTCGATGAACTAGAACTTGTGTGGCTGCTTTTCATActtaaatatgataatcaatagagttgttgttgatgttcttgATGTTTAGTTGATGATAATCAAATGTAAGTTAACTTGTACattagttaaaaaattaattgttaaaCTATTCAATGTATTAATTGTTGACAAGCATGATCACGATTACCTAAGTATTCTCTTTATAATTAATCATTAAATTAAGTTTTGGAGAAAAATtaagattttggatgaaaaattaggattttggAGGAAAAATTAGTGCCTAATTAAGCTTAGGGGTTAAGGGGTAACAATATCTATTTACATCCTTTGGACCTTTTTTTGGACACATGATTTTTtaaagttcttaattattgtgatttataaaattttttatctcatttttaaataatatatgataCTTTATGTATTCCTCTGTCTCattccaatttatgtgacactaatataattttgatagtgaaTCAAGTTTTTATGTTgcatatcattttatgtctatttcaccttctttatgaaattttattaattttgtaatgcttagatgaccataataattaattaggggtgatatagtaaaatcacgattgaaatagcgaaacagacatatcttaaatgacttataataactaagttgaagtgatataacaaaattaatatgaaaaatttaagaGGGCCTCATATAATGTGTCAAGTtaattaaaacatcaagagttaatttatcattttctatcaattttacctttttaattaaatattattaattttttaatacttagatgaattataataattaattaagagcgatataataaaattatgattgaaccagctgaagcagatatgtcagaaatgtctattttatttttttaattaaatattattaattttttaatatttaaataaataattaattaggaatgacaCAGCAAAATTACGCTTGAAACAACTCAAGTAGGTAGGACGACTCTAAGCTCCTCTCATTCACTCTTATATTAAagagtaatatatataaaatataaaccaaaaattgattgattgTCAAAATTTTACTATGTCATATAAACTGAGACGTACAGTGTATTCtcatcttattgaaaaattacataattttttttttataaatcacataattaacaacttaaaaatttaaagtcgatTCTCAGAATtctatcagtgtcacttaaattggactagaagaaaaagtattataaatcacaataattaaaaacttaaattattttaataagtgATTATCTATATTCTATTTGTGTTATGtaaattgatattaaaaaataacatatattgggtccgtttaaaatgataaattaactcttaatgttttaaattaacttgcaTCTTAGGTGAGacacactttaatttttttcacatgtatttttataataattttgctgTATCActtataattagttattataagtcatttaagacatgtttattttgttgcttcaatcgtgatttattacatcacccctaattaattatcatGGTCATCTAggcattgaaaaattaataatatttcataaaaaaggtaaaatagacacaaaatgatatgcaacatcaaaaatttggttgactatcgaaattatattagtgccacataaaatgAGATGGGACGCaggaagacataaagtaacatatattatttgaaaatgaaataaaaaatattgtaaatcataataattaagaacttaaaaaatatataagaaaaatatacaaaaaaaatttgattgactgtcAAAATTTTATCTGTGCCGCATAACTGAGACATCGAGAGTAatcatatcttattgaaaaattatgtaaaaaatattataaaacacaCAATTaacaactttacaaatttaaaagatactcccttcgtttcatatTAATTGGCCTTCtttctaaaaatgtttgtttTAGTTAGTTGTCCCTTTTATAAAATCATAAAGATAATGGAAAAATCCTTTTGGCCATAAAATGTGGCCATAATAGCTCAAATTTGATAATAAAGTCTATTCACATTGTAAACAGGTTTACATTTTTACATTCTTACCCTTTTCtcccaaatttatattttctttcttcatttattcTTCTAGCTATTTCCAACACATGGGAATTGGACATCTAACTTGTTTACTTATTTGTTTGTTGACTTTGCATTTCAAGATAATATCTAtacaaacaaaaaagaaaaacgttaagttatttcatttatttgaataattttataaattttaaataatattaaacttaaaaataactttaaaattgctgaatatttttagaaatatatataaatgactgaattataatttaaaaataattataaataattttatttgtctttGATGGACAGTTGTTCCATTTGGCCACATTTTTAGAATGAAAATttagaatataaaataattaaaaaaattagaaaagtaattttttcaagtttattgACATTCTGTTTTTATAATTtatcaacagaaaaataaaattacttaaaattatgTAATTAGACAAGACAAATTATTAAAATTGTGTAATTAGACAAGACAAATTATTAAAATTGTGTAATTAGACaagataaattattaaaatttctaattaTATAAATTCACTTCAACAATTTATTTCTTTGAGTTTTTAGCTATTtaaaatcttgttgtatatttttttcaaaatttttaatctAAAGGATCGAGAATGTAGTAAATTCAACAACGTCAGGACTGCTGTTTCAATTAAATTGAAAGAGATATCAATAGAACATGCCtactaaaaaatttcatatttttccatagGTAATTGATTTTATTCTTGTAATATAGAACTTAATACATTTACTTTGATTCAATAATTTGCTAATCATTATATATTTGTCATTAATGTAACCTTTAATAAGTAATTTTACCAATTATTgagtttaaataaattttaaaatgtatttagataattatttaaatataatttgaaaatattttcaatgacaattaaaactcaaaatagtttagacatggtagatatcaattcaatataaaaattataaaatgtataTAGTTCATATATGTCGACTCTAGTTAACATTAACTCAAGAGAGTCACACATTGATGTTACAATTTTGAACCCATATGTTAcatcgatttgaaaaattatgaatcattacttatgattgttattatatataacctctatttaaataattttattaaatattatgtttaaataaattgaaaatagtttttaaaatttaatgtgtaaacaattcaataataacatataaaattcaAAGCATTTTAGACATTAACAAACTataaaaaccataaaattatatatagttcatttgt encodes the following:
- the LOC107853301 gene encoding non-specific lipid transfer protein GPI-anchored 20-like → MAYNKYVAFSTLFLSWAFMASLQTADGQIINTPCNGPMINSFTPCMNFLTNSSSSGASPTEDCCSALRTMMTNGMNCFCLIVTGGIPFQMPMNPNMVMSLPSACNMPGVPLKCKAPSPPTVVAPGPRDDAGVPSASPTAAPVNPPRSPKDTTVPPPPMPPSTSNSSPPADEIPTLTPPSPQSGSSIPATNSGNQTQATPSAAHFFGHGISRILLIAAFGAIGLSIY